CAGGGGAAGGTAGTCCTTCCATAACGTTACGAAATTACAACGTTTCCTCTTGCTAGCTCAAAATCCTTAATGATTACTGGTTTATATGATCCGCCAGGCTCTTTATCGACGACGAGTCGAGAAAAGATGCCGCGGATCATTTCTTTTCGTTCCTGTCGTGAAGCATGTTTCCATACATATCGAAGATTCTTTAATGCCTCTATTAACTCATCACGCGATATCCGGAGTGGTGCTGCCAGTTTGCAGGATCGATTCTAATTCCGCTTTTAGCAGTGCCTCTCGCTCCCTGTCTTCTTGGGTTCTTTCCCTTAATTCCTCCAAAGTGATGACATCATTTGCAAACGCCTCTTGCCATTTCCTGCGCCGTTTTTTTATCCGTTCAATTTCCGCTTGAATTTCCTTAATCCTCTCACTCGGGGGATCGGGCTGGTGCCACGAGAAGAAGAAAGCCCAACGATTATTTAAGTTTAGCCGTATCACTGAGGAGTTTCAGCGGCTGGACTTCGACAACTTCACCCTTGAAGGCCGTCCTTCACTTATACATCAGGCGTATGCATACGCTAAAGCATATGTGGAGGACTTCGAGGAGATCAAAGAGACACGAAAAAACAGTATCGCTTTTCTAGGCATACCAGGTTGCGGTAAAACTCACCTGCTGATGGCTATCTCCAACAATCTGATGAGAAAGGGAGTCGGCGTTCTCTACTTCCCATGGGTGGAAGGCTTCAACGAACTGAAAGACAACCTTGGGGATCTTGATGAACGGGTTCGACAAATGCAGCGTGTTCCGGTTCTGTTCATTGATGACCTTTTCAAAGGCCGGAAGAAACCGACGGACTTTCAGCTTGAACAGCTTTTCGCCATTATCAACTACCGTTACTTTAATCACTTACCTATCCTTGTTTCCTCCGAGCGGGACTTTGACCAAATCTGTGACATCAATGAGGGCATCGGATCACGGATTTACGAGATGTGCAAGCATTACACGGTGGTCCTTCGTGGTGAACCCAATCTGAATTACCGGTTTGAGGATGAGGACTGGAGCGGATGAAGCATGGGACGACCAGCTGCCGTAACACCATTGGCAGTCAAGGGCGGAATATATATATCGCCTTGGAGGATCTTGATGTTATTTGGGATGAGGACGATATTCCAGGCATTGTAAGGCTTTGGAATGAAGGTTTTTCGTTAATGGATATTGCCAATGCATGCGAGAGAGAATCGGCTGAGGTTTTTCTACTGCTTATGGATTTAGACATAAAAGGGAACCGAGACCAGGCGGTATTTTCGGCACAAAGCGGAGCGTATGGAAGGAGGAAAGGTGAATGATCCAATTCGTAGTTCCGGGCCGGTGTGTTCCGGCCCCACGGATGACATATCGCGGGAAGCGATCACCCCAGGTACGGTTCCTCGGTATGATGGCCCGGTGGCCGTGAAGATGGTTATTTACTTGTGGAAACACGGGAAGGAAGGCGACATCGACAACATGCAAAAGACGATCCTGGACGCGCTGAACGGCATCGCATGGACCGATGATCGGCAAGTGATGGAGGTATTCGCCCGGAAGCATTACGTAAACTCACCGAATGATGAGTGTGTGTTGGTATCAGTCACCAATTACACACCCGAAAAAGAGGTGGTCGACAGTGCTTAACATTCTTTCCCTCCTGCTTTTCTTTGGCGGGGTGTTCAAGTGGATCAACAATGACGGCGAAACGGCATGTTTCTGATGGGTTTTGCATATGCGTTTGCGCTTGCGGATTAAGGCAGCGGTAGAGGGATGGTATTTAAGGCATCATCGACGAAACAAAAAAGGACTGGAAACAGTCCAGGTCCAGATCCCCATAAGCTGATAGCAGAACGTACAATCATTTTACAGAGCTTAGTTATCGGAATCAAGTCAGGGAACCAAGTAAGTTATTAAGTCATTAAGTCGTTGAGAATTGACAAGCAAGGGCGGATGATCATCGTGGAGTTTTGGGAAGTAGCGAGGGACGAAGAGGGTGGGAGGCAGGTATGATGAAAAAAACCTACCGGGGATGGTAGGAAAGGGATCGTCATGAGATATAAACAGGATATGTGCCCGGTTAAATGTTGTTGATTAAAATGGGCTCAAAAATTTACCCCCGCCCATCGGGCAGGGGTGGGGTCTGCCTTTGCATCGAGGCCTTAACAATGTACTTTTAGCCTCATTAATGTCTTACCCAAATTAATGAAAAAAATTCATTAGCCACAGGCGAAAAGAACCGATCGTTTGATCGGCTTATGTGAAGCTCATAGGGAAGCACCGGGATTACTAACCCTGAGAATAATATATTCATCCTATGCTCTGATTAGTACAGAGCTGTGTATAAAATGTGAATAATTTGTGGATAAAGCCCACCTGAAGGTGAGCAAAAATGGGTGTTAGGCACGTGACAACATTATGTTGGTTTGGATCGAGGGGTGACAAAAATTGGGCTTAGTCTAATAGGTATAAAAATGACTGACGAGACCACACATTTGTGTAGCCTCGTCCTCAAGAAGGTGAAACCAGGGGCACTACCCAGGTAGGTGGGTAACCTAGGTGTGCATTATCATCATGAACGTTTTAGCTGATATTTAACCGCTTTTGGTAATCCGTTCGGCAAAGGTTGATATCGATAACGCCGGTCAGGGTATTTGTCAAGTGTTGTTTTTCCGTGGCCAACGACTGGTGTGACGTATGCTGATCGTCGCGGGAAGTATCAAGGGCAAACAGGGATAACATTGCCGAGGGGGTAAGTGTATGGCCTCACGCGGTGTTATCAGTGGCTAGGAAGGTGTGGAAAAACTCCGCATGGGTGCTGATTCCGTCCGGTCGTGTTAATGGCCGGGCGGTGCAAACTCTTCTCCAATCCTTGGCCACGCAAATCAAAGCACGACACGCTGATAAACAAGTGAAATCGATGCGGATCGACAGTAAGACGCGAAAAATCATCGTGGAGTTTCGAGAGGGATGATGAATGAAATATAGGGTGAAAAACCATTTTATTGATGGAACGCTAGGAAGAAGAATGATGGAGAAGGGACGTCGGATAAATGAGTATCGGGAACAAATGGCGAGATGTTCACCTAGACTTTTGAAACGTGCGGATAAGGAGTGATGACCATGTCAGTGATGGGAGACGTCAGAGATGAAAGTGCCGGTAATTAAAAACCATTGCAAGGGTTGTGTCTGGTTGTCGGTTAATGGTCTCTATATGTTCAATCGTTGCGTCAAAAGAAACGGGTGGACGCACGAACGCACCAAAATAAAGCCCGTTTAAATCAAGTAAAGGGGAGCGTGGGAGATGGGAGCGGCACCGAAAAACGCGCCTGTAGTTAAATATAAAAAGCCGTCTTACCGGTGGCAGGTAGAGCGTTTGTTGCGGGAATACCCGGTCCTGAAAGTGGCAATTGAA
Above is a genomic segment from Polycladomyces subterraneus containing:
- a CDS encoding ATP-binding protein, encoding MTEEFQRLDFDNFTLEGRPSLIHQAYAYAKAYVEDFEEIKETRKNSIAFLGIPGCGKTHLLMAISNNLMRKGVGVLYFPWVEGFNELKDNLGDLDERVRQMQRVPVLFIDDLFKGRKKPTDFQLEQLFAIINYRYFNHLPILVSSERDFDQICDINEGIGSRIYEMCKHYTVVLRGEPNLNYRFEDEDWSG
- a CDS encoding RusA family crossover junction endodeoxyribonuclease, which codes for MNDPIRSSGPVCSGPTDDISREAITPGTVPRYDGPVAVKMVIYLWKHGKEGDIDNMQKTILDALNGIAWTDDRQVMEVFARKHYVNSPNDECVLVSVTNYTPEKEVVDSA